From the Lolium rigidum isolate FL_2022 chromosome 2, APGP_CSIRO_Lrig_0.1, whole genome shotgun sequence genome, one window contains:
- the LOC124689975 gene encoding protein BZR1 homolog 3-like: protein MMLGGGSGGMGAPSRVPTWRERENNRRRERRRRAIAAKIFSGLRSQGNYTLPKHCDNNEVLKALADEAGWTVEPDGTTYRKGCKPLLAVRTGPPTPSPCSSQQVSPRASFRSSGSSHITLGGGGGSGSGGYFGGVDGGSLVPWLKNLSSSPSFASSSKYSYFDGGSMSAPVASPSGSPPRMPLPQFNTGWGVYPVQAVPPRRYDYSMPNSARPSSPRVAPDPNWLSGFSISSTGPSSPAYNLIAHRPNPFGTATAPSTRVHTPALSGACSPEAEGDGPMGYSAAEGAFEFGSDEGLLNAWHGERIEEEPDEDELELRLTLGRKKYRGAAAGAADNA, encoded by the exons ATGATGCTCGGGGGAGGCAGCGGTGGCATGGGCGCGCCGTCGAGGGTGCCGACGTGGAGGGAGCGCGAGAACAACcgccgccgcgagcgccgccgccgcgccatcgccGCCAAGATCTTCTCCGGCCTGCGCTCCCAGGGCAACTACACCCTCCCCAAGCACTGCGACAACAACGAGGTGCTCAAGGCGCTCGCCGACGAGGCGGGCTGGACCGTCGAGCCCGACGGCACCACCTACCGCAAG GGTTGCAAGCCTCTTCTAGCAGTGCGCACCGGACCGCCGACCCCGAGCCCGTGCTCATCGCAGCAGGTGAGCCCGCGGGCGTCCTTCCGCTCCAGCGGCTCCTCGCACATCAcactgggcggcggcggcggcagcggcagcggcggctactTTGGGGGCGTGGATGGCGGCTCCCTCGTCCCGTGGCTCAAGAACCTCTCCTCCAGCCCCAGCTTCGCGTCCTCCTCCAAGTACTCCTACTTCGACGGCGGCTCCATGAGCGCGCCGGTGGCCTCGCCGTCCGGCTCGCCGCCGCGCATGCCCCTGCCCCAGTTCAACACCGGCTGGGGGGTGTACCCGGTCCAGGCCGTGCCGCCACGCCGGTACGACTACTCCATGCCTAACTCCGCCAGGCCGTCAAGCCCCAGGGTCGCCCCTGACCCGAACTGGCTCTCCGGGTTCAGCATCTCGTCGACGGGGCCTTCGTCCCCGGCCTACAACCTCATTGctcatcgtccgaaccccttcggaACCGCCACCGCGCCATCTACGAGGGTGCACACCCCGGCGCTGAGCGGGGCATGCTCACCCGAGGCCGAGGGCGACGGCCCGATGGGCTACAGCGCGGCGGAAGGCGCCTTCGAGTTCGGGAGCGACGAGGGGCTGCTGAACGCGTGGCATGGGGAACGCATCGAAGAGGAGCCCGACGAGGACGAGCTGGAGCTAAGGCTCACCCTCGGCCGCAAGAAGtaccgcggcgccgccgccggcgcggcaGACAACGCCTGA